Part of the Nitrospinaceae bacterium genome, TAAAGATACCTCCGCTGAAATTCCAGACCCTGATCGCATGTCCGCCCGACTCCGCGTAGCTACTGTTTTTGTTTTAACTTATCTGTTCGTAGTCGGGCTCAAGTATTTAGGCTTCACCTTGGTAGCTCCCTTTTTTATGGCAGTCATCATTTTTTTGCTTGGCGTGCGCGATTGGCGACACATTGTATCCATGGCGTTAATTTTTCCCATAGCTCTAAGCTATTCGTTCTGGTACAGCTTTAGCGTGATTTTCCCGGAAGGTGAAATATTCCTGAGATGATAGATCAAATTTTTGAAGGCCTTAGAATTGCACTGACTTGGCAAGCCATTTCCATGGTTGCGGTGGGTGTTTTCGCCGGAATTGCTGTTGGGGCGATTCCCGGATTAACGGGGGTCATGGCCACAGCTGTTTTGGTTCCCTTTTCTTTTTTTATGTCTCCCACTCTGGGTATCCCATTTCTCCTTGGCGTTCACAAGGGCTCGTTGTTCGGAGGCTCGATTCCGGCGATTCTTGTTAATACCCCGGGCACGCCGCCTGCGGCGGCAACCTGCCTAGACGGCTATCCACTCGCGCAAAAGGGCGAGGCCAAAAGCGCCATACAGATGGCGTTATATTCATCCACCCTTGGGGACACTTTTAGTGATATCGCTTTGATCGTTGCAGCCATACCTATCGCAGCCCTCGCCCTTAAGTTCGGGCCCGCAGAGTTTTTTGGATTGCTTGTGATGGGTTTGACCGTTATTTCCAGTGTAACCGGGGCATCTGTTCCGAAAGGGATTATCTCTGCCTTGATAGGACTGTTGATCGGCGCTGTTGGTCTTGATGCCATTACAGGCGCAGAACGCTTTACTTTTGGGTTTGACACCTTGCAAGGGGGCATTGGCCTGGTCCCTCTTTTGATTGGTCTGTTCGCCATTAGCGAGGTGATGATCCAGGTCGAGAAGAAAACGTCTGTGCTTTCCGAGAGACCGGAAACCTCCCATTTGAAAGGGGGACGCTCCCTCACAATGGGGGAATTTAAAAAAACAGGCAGAACAATTTTTCGTTCAGCAATTATCGGAACGATTGTCGGCGCCATTCCCGGCACCGGCTCTTCTATTGCTACATTTATCGGCTACGGGGCCGCGAAAAGAGCTTCGAAAAACCCCGAAGAATTTGGCCATGGCAGTTATGAAGGGGTTGCCGCAGCAGAGGCGGCCAATAGTGCGGTTGCTGGCGCCGACCTGATTCCCACTTTGACGCTGGGCATACCCGGTGGGGGAACGGCGGCTATCTTGATGGGTGCGTTTATCGCCCAGGGGTTAAGGCCGGGGCCATCACTGTTCGAGGAAAATGGCCCCACCATGTACGCCATTTTCACCCTGCTCTTGATAGGCAACCCGATCATGTTGCTTCAGGGTTGGCTCCTGACCCCATTTTTCGCCGCCATTGTGACAATTCGGCAAGCTCTGTTGATTCCGTGCATCATCTTGTTTTGCGTGGTGGGAAGCTACATTTTCCATAACAATCTTGGTGATGTTGAACTTGCTCTGGTTGCCGGTGCTTTTGGTTATGTTTTGAGAAAATTGCACTTTCCTCTGGCGCCTCTTGTGATAGCCTACATTATCACCCCAATGGCCGAGCGTTCATTCAAGCAAGCTATGCTGCTCTCCGATGGGGATTACACTGTTTTTTTCACAAAACCGATTTCTTTATTTTTCATTATATTAGCTGTAATAATTTTGATTCTGAGTGTCTGGAAGCAACCGAAGGTTTCTGCTGAATAGAGAATGTTTGTTTACTTCAGGGAGGAAAGGCAATGAGTAAAATCAAATGGCGTTTCGCTTTTGCAGTTGTACTGTCTATGTCGCTTCTTTTCATGGGAACGACTACAGCCGATGCGGCGAAGAAATTTCCGTGGAAGCCGATTAAATTGATCGTTGCCCTGGGTGCTGGCGGTGGTCATGACTTGAATGCGCGGGCCGTGGCAAGTGTCGCCTATACGTATCTGGGCCAGCCCATGATCGTTCAGCTCATGCCCGGCGCTGGCGGCAAGATCGGTATGGGTGCGTTGAAAAGAGCCAAACCTGATGGCCATACACTGATGATGGCATCGTCATCCCACCTTTCGGTTAGCCCGCATGTCCGCAATATGGGCTACGATTCCTTCAAAGACTTTGAGTACGTCTATCTGTTTACTAAAGCCGACTACATGATGGCGGCGTTGGCGTCGCAGCCATGGAAAAATTTCAAGCAATTCAAGGCCTTTGCGAAAAAGAACCCCGGAAAGTTGAGCTATGGTTCATCGGGCATTTTCGGTGTTGGCCACTTGATGCTCTTGAAGGTGATGGCTGACGCGGGAATTAAATTAAAACATATCCCCTTTAAAGGCGGGGGCCCCGCTTATCGATCCGGCCTGGGTGGCCATATCGATACCTTCGGTGCGCTTCCGGCCACGGGCGGAACTTTGGGCCGGTATCGAAGGGGACAGGTTCAAATTCTGGGCATTTCCGCCGAAAAACGGAACAAGCTATTTCCCAAAGTGCCTACATGGCGTGAGCAAGGGGTGGATTTTGTTCTTGCCTCGAAGCGTTTTGTCATCGGCCCTAAAGGAATTCCCCAGGAAAATATTGACACTTTGGTGAATGGTTTCAATAAGCTGGTAAAAGACAAAACTTACAAAAGACTACTCAGCAAAATGGGCGACAAGCCTACCCCGATTTCGGGGGACGCTCTTAAGAAAAATATTCAAGAAGAATTTGCGGCGTATGGGAAAATTTTGAAGAGCGTCGGCGCGACGAAGAAAAAATAAACTTGTGTTGATGGGGTGTCCGTTTCGGGCGGATTCATAACCCATATTCTAATTTGCGGTTGGATTCCCACTGCCGACGCCTCCCTCCCGGGGGGCGTCGGTTTTTTTTAATCTTGATTCTCAAGCAGGCGCGGGAGCCGAGAAGTTTTCCTCAACAATAGCGTCGATACGCGTTCTGACCTCGCCGGGTTTCTCGCCCTTGAAGGCGACCAGGTTGACCTTCCAGTTCTCGTCATCCTGCTCGGAGAAATCGTAGCGTACGTGCCCCCCTCGGCTTTCCGTGCGCAAAAGAGCGGAGGTTCCGATCATGGAGGCCACATCGATCAAATTTTCGGTCTCAATGATGTTCATGAGCTCCTTGAAGCGTTTTGGCTCGGCTTCGCTCTCGAGGTAAACGGAGTGGGCCTCTTGGCGAAGCGCCTTCAGGCGAGCGAGGCCTTTCAGCAGGCGCTCCTCGGAGCGAACTTGGCCAATGTTGTTGTAGACATTTTCCTGGAGCGCGAGGCGGAACGCCTCGGGGCTCATGCCGCCAGAGGCGGACTCGCGCTGGGCAAGCGAGGCGCGAACTTCCTCTGCTGCGCT contains:
- a CDS encoding tripartite tricarboxylate transporter substrate binding protein; protein product: MSKIKWRFAFAVVLSMSLLFMGTTTADAAKKFPWKPIKLIVALGAGGGHDLNARAVASVAYTYLGQPMIVQLMPGAGGKIGMGALKRAKPDGHTLMMASSSHLSVSPHVRNMGYDSFKDFEYVYLFTKADYMMAALASQPWKNFKQFKAFAKKNPGKLSYGSSGIFGVGHLMLLKVMADAGIKLKHIPFKGGGPAYRSGLGGHIDTFGALPATGGTLGRYRRGQVQILGISAEKRNKLFPKVPTWREQGVDFVLASKRFVIGPKGIPQENIDTLVNGFNKLVKDKTYKRLLSKMGDKPTPISGDALKKNIQEEFAAYGKILKSVGATKKK
- a CDS encoding C4-dicarboxylate ABC transporter permease, giving the protein MIDQIFEGLRIALTWQAISMVAVGVFAGIAVGAIPGLTGVMATAVLVPFSFFMSPTLGIPFLLGVHKGSLFGGSIPAILVNTPGTPPAAATCLDGYPLAQKGEAKSAIQMALYSSTLGDTFSDIALIVAAIPIAALALKFGPAEFFGLLVMGLTVISSVTGASVPKGIISALIGLLIGAVGLDAITGAERFTFGFDTLQGGIGLVPLLIGLFAISEVMIQVEKKTSVLSERPETSHLKGGRSLTMGEFKKTGRTIFRSAIIGTIVGAIPGTGSSIATFIGYGAAKRASKNPEEFGHGSYEGVAAAEAANSAVAGADLIPTLTLGIPGGGTAAILMGAFIAQGLRPGPSLFEENGPTMYAIFTLLLIGNPIMLLQGWLLTPFFAAIVTIRQALLIPCIILFCVVGSYIFHNNLGDVELALVAGAFGYVLRKLHFPLAPLVIAYIITPMAERSFKQAMLLSDGDYTVFFTKPISLFFIILAVIILILSVWKQPKVSAE